One Vicia villosa cultivar HV-30 ecotype Madison, WI linkage group LG5, Vvil1.0, whole genome shotgun sequence genomic window, AAAGTTCAAAAAAGTATTcagaaaaataggaaaaaaatccCAATAACCTCAACATCAACATATGTGTTGTATCTTTGATGGTGGGAAGTTCATACACACGGATTTCATCGGCTACATCACCCATAACCATAACAAAACATATAAGAAAACCCcaatcaataaaatatataaaccctAAATCAAAAAAACATATAAGAAAACCCCAATCAATAAAACATATAAAACCTAAATCAACAAAACATGTAAGAAAACTCCAAACTTTaaaacatataaaccctaaatcaACAAAACATATAAGAAAACCCCAatcaataaaacataacaaaaaatattaagaTCTCGTTTTAAATAAACCTCAATCAATAAAACATCGTACGAAAAGGCACCGGTAGCATGGAGAAGAATACAAATTGCATatgtaggaagaaggaagaagaagagggagaaggacgaagaagagagaaagtgaaggaaagggagagagagagagagagagagagagagagagagagagagagagagagagagagagagagagagagagagagagagagagagagagagagagagagagagagagagagagagagagtgtgtgtgtcagaagatattttctttcaaatttgtaagaagaagaagaagaaggtggtACAAAGAAGAAGAACggaggaagagagagaaagaagaaaaaagtttgtggatgaagaaagagaaagggttttgaaaattaaaagtgATATGATGAAGTAAATGTGAAAAAGCATCAAAATAGGTTTGCTTTGGTTGATTTGGAAACAAAAAGAGCTACGTGACATCAGCGTTTTGTTTATTCCTGACAACCAAAGGCAAAATTTAGTAATTATGTAGTTGTAATGGAACAAAGTGACATCATCGGTTGgaaaaagtaaattttggacaACAAATACCCCTATTTTAGACACATGGCAGATATAGAAGCAGGGACATAGTGGTGTTTTCCAGAACCATTTcccttcttatattatagattgcaGTGAGAACACGTTTCGAGATAAAAATATGTATAAATGGAGAAGCATTAGAAAAATGCACATTAGGGAACTGCTGGTTCCAAACCGGCTGTAAATGTGTTTGAAATTGAGTACTAGAAGATTAGAAACTCACGTTTTTGGTGAAGCTACAAATTTTGACTTctcaaattttaaatcaaatattcatcaaaATGTGATAATTgcattttaaatcaaatattcatcaaaATGTGATAATTGTGCATTGTAATGTGATAATGATGTTCCAAACTCATTCCAAGTTGGACTGGAGTGACCCGCATTATCACATAGTTTAAAAAGTGTGTTGAATGTGTTGAATGCACATAGTTTAAATCGGGTTAGACTGGAGTGACCCGCATTCAACACACTTTTTGAATGCACACCCGTAGTACTAGTACTACTACTACTACACACCGTACTGTTTGCGAATTTGCATGAGCCTTTTTAACAAACTATAACCGTCTTGAAAATTTCACAAACAGATAGAGAGCAACAATGTCTTCACCCTCTTCACCGGACATTTACATCCCCGTTCAATGGTCTCAGGCTGCAAACTCCATTGTATCCAGTTCAACGCCTCCCATCACACTCATATGCGGAGCCTCAAACTGTGGCAAATCAACCCTCGCTCGTTATCTCCTCAATGTCCTATTGACCCGATGCAACAGAGCTGCGTATCTCGATACTGATGTTGGCCAACCGGAGTTTACTCCTCCTGGTTTTGTTTCTCTCACCGTTGTTCATAAAATCACTCCAGGTAGGGTTTGTAACTAATGCATATGCAATAGGTTCATTCATTAATTTTATGTATAATGTTGTTCATTTTGGATTGATACTGACTtggttttgtttatttaatttttttgactGGTTTAGATTTGACGATTCCATGCCTGAAAACACCAGAGAGGTACGAACTATGAAGCACAGACACCAGAAACACGACACTGACACGTCGACACCAGTgatacttttaaaaaataaataaataaaacataactaaAAGTGGCCGTGGTAGTTTCGGACACGAACTGTGACACAAACACACATTTTTTCAGAGGTCTTAGAACAGAGGTATCGCATGCTTTTCATGTGATCTTGTTATGTACATTGTTGTTCCCTTTTATGAAGATGCTGTAAGACTCAAATGTCCTAGTACATTTAATTGTTATGAAGTTTTCTATATAAACAGTGAGGTGAGTGGATGATACTTATTGTCTGTTTTTAGGATAATGTCGGTCAATCCATCCATGTCTTATTTGAACGAACGCGATTACTTGTTTTGGAGCTGCTTGAATTTGATTCACTTTCTGTCATTTATTACATAACAGATCCCTTTTCTTTGGCGATGTTTCTTCTAAGAGAGATCCTTCAGTGTACTTAAATTACATACGATCCATTTATGATTATTATCTAAAGGAGTATCGCACCTATGATAAGGAAGAAAAATGTTATAAGATCCAGATACCTCTTGTAGTGAATACATCTGGCTGGGTTAAAGGTAAGCTTGAGTCTTTTCAGTTATTAATTTGATTCCTTTTAATCCTACATTTTATATTTTCACTGCACATAAATCTAAATCACTGCTTTCCTGAACTACCAACAATGTATCAGTTATTATGGTACTCATTCATCGGGTTTTGTCTTGCATTTCAGGTGTTGGTTATAACGTATTAGTGGACATGTTAAGATATATTTGTCCCACCCATATAGTTAAGATAGGCATATCCACTGATAATAAGAATTTACCAGCTGGAAAATTCTGGTTAGATGGGAAACACGACAGAACGATGAAATTGCTCGAGATAAATTCAGCTCGTCAGGACTCATTAAATAGATCGTAAGTCCGAATCTTATAAATTACCATTTTCAGCTGCTAATTTGGTacattattttttagttttttacatAAAGCATTGTAGAATAATAGAACATCCCTATTTGTTTCCCTAGGGTGCTTGTTCAGAAGGATTCTCGTCTCATGCGTGATTTACGAATAATGGCTTATTTGAGACAATGCTTTCCCAGTAATTCAGATATTTCAACAATCAAGGAACTTGCTCATTCCTTGACCTCTCACTGTCCTTATCATGTTCCCATTGCAAGCATAAAGATTCGACATGTTCATCGTGAGGTTGGTTCTATTGTTACTAACTATTACTTCTGATTTTGTCTCAAGATAATGAGGAAAATTAAAGTTGATGCTCATGATTTGATGATCGTATTTGTAACTGCCTTAACAGCTTCTTCGCTCAAAAGTTGTGTGTGTCAAAGTCTAACCCTTCCTAAGCTCCACAATGGAGTTTAGTCACTCTTGTGATTGAGCTACCCTTTATATGCTTGGTTTTGATGCATTTAATCCACtttgaatttcaaatctttttattataaGTTTAAATATTGAATATATTATGTTTTTCAATATAAATATGAGTATTGAATATATAAGTTTCAATTCAACAATATttattgtattatttatttattcattcatttttatatAGAGGTTATCAAAACTTTTTATATAACCTATGACAATTTTTTGCAGGTCCCAAGCTCTGAAATGTTCTATAGCCTGAATGCTAGCATTGTTGGCTTAGCAGTTGAATCTGAAGGAGCTGAAAATTTACCCTGGTGCCTCGGTCTTGGTAGGTAACTTGGCTGATTTCTAAATTCTCAAATGTCTCGTATATTTTGCTCTGAAATAAAGTTTCTCAAAATTTTAAATAGGAGTCCTTTATTCATCCTAAACAGAATACCAATCGGTGTTCCTATATACATGAGCGAACCTAAGGCAGAGCAAGAAACTAATTAACAAATAATGACTAAATCAAATGATGTTCGGGACTCTCTAAGTGACTAACAAATACTCCAAACGGATTTAACTCTATGAATAAAGTCTGCATTAGTTACAAAATAAAGGATATTAGTTACAGGCTGTTACAGAAACAAGCATATTAATACACTGTATCTGACAAAATCACATGAAGTTTGGGACTCCCATACTGACTCGTGGTTATGACTAAATGAATTTAATTATATGAATGCGCTGTATCTGCTAAAAAATAAACTTAGATGCAGATACAGTGAGTATACGTTGCAAATAAAGATTCTAACATTACTTACCCaaagaatttcaaaatttctgaCATCATTTTACTAATCCCAAGGCAGTAGTGTTGTTAACTAAGATGAAAATGTCTTGAAGGCCTCCTAAGCATCATTATTGTTTATAACATCTTGATTTCTTGTGACTCAGGCATTGTGAGGGCCATTGACACAGTCAAAGGCATGCTCTATTTGCTTACACCTCTGCCATTTGATTCTCTGAAAAAAGTCAACCTCTTGCTACAGGGTTATATCCAAATTCCTTCTTGTTTATTGCAGGTAAGAAATTGTTTTATATACTTGTTCCTTCTTCTCAACATTAACTAACTTGTAGAAAATAATAGATGCATTGTTAAATAAGTGTTGCCAAACAACTTTTTCTTAGGATCAATACGCGTGGGTCGgggtttattattatttcttctgtTTTATATTATCGTTAATCATGATTAGTGAATGCATGTACTCAtgtaaaagaaaatttcttttcaGGTCAAAGGATGCATATCACCTTACATGTCAACAAATGTATTGACTACAAGCTAGTTGATTTTCACGAGTTTAACACCATGTTATAAGAACATGCTAAAACAACACTGTAGTAGCCCAtgtattataatttatataagcATATTAGTGTTATTTGGCTCACTAAATTGTTATGGGTTGTTACAAATTTATTCTGACTAGTACTCCTAACAATATAGATCAAATACAACTCAAAAGCTATCAATCTAATTCCTAATTTAAATTAGACATGGTGATTTTTGTTACTATGTCAAATGtattatataaaaattacaaGGGTGTTATAAATCATTTACAAACAAAATTCAGCCACTGACTATACACTGTAAAGGATTATTACACCTGTTAGAATAAGGTAACTATAGTTTTTGCTCTTAAAGCTAAAATTCCATGACTAAAGTGGCTTAAGAAGGATATGCCATTACTAACTACTTTTATTTCTGCATGAAGAAGTGGGGTAAGAACTTAGTTTGGAAACTCGGGAGATAATGAAAACCAGACTTATGATTGGTCTGGTCATTATATTCTTCGATTGGAAATGTAATCGAACCAGTCAATATCTGGTTTGGCCGGTTGAAACTATCAGAACTGATATGACTCGAAACAAACCAGTTCAATGATGATTTGAGTTGGATTTAACTGAAAAAATAAATTGGTACTTATAGGCGATAGAAGGATTGATCCCACACTTTACCAAGGTAGGCAAGAGTCCTTTTGCGTTCTTTTGTTTATGATGTTTTTTATCTATAGGTTGAGTTGGATTGGTTTTGGCCAAAATCTATCACCTGGCTCAATCAAATTTGTAGGTTGCTCATTATATTATAAAGGTTTGTTTGGTTCAATCGAGAGGAGGGGAGGAGAGGGATTTCTAtcaaggggaggggaggtgaggggaAAGGAGGGGAGGAATTTTAATTACATATATGTTTTGTTCAAAATATGAAGGGGGAGGGGAATGAcgaaattttatttacaaatatgtttggttcacaaggggagaggaggtattttgaaactattttacatttttaaccttgtaattttactataaaattcACGATATTTAccattcataatttaaatataaattcatTGACGAAATATAAGTATTCAAttcaataacataaaaaaaattataaaaacgtAACAGTTATAATATATAGTTTAAAAAAGATTATCGAAtacaataaaatctaacaaaattatttgaaacaaaaatattacaataattaataattaaaaagtaacataaaaatataaaaaatgtaattataattataataaggaTAAACatgttaatataattataattaatacggAGCACCTCCCCTTCGAATCCCCCAAATCGGAGGGAAGCAAAAAGTGTCTCAGGAGGGAATTTGGCCCCCTCCATCTACCTCCCCTCCATCTCTTAAAATTTGAACCTAAcacataaattattaaaaatctcCTCCCATCCCCTCCATTTACCCCAAGCAAATAGACCCTAAGTGTTTCTTCCAAACTCTAAAGTTCTGAATTTTTCCCTTTTGCCACATCTATAAGTTAACTTTTGGACGCACCATATACAATGATGTTCATATGGACTAAATCAGGAAGTGACCGAATGACTGGGTCATGATATTAACATTCGAATACTATCAAGATGATAACTTTCAAAAACTCTCTTAATATAATACTCCCTCTAGTCTTTAATATAAGAAAagatttactttttagattcattgaagaaTGAATGTATATGGGCTATACATAGTCTAGATACATTAATTCTACaataaatctaaaaagtaaaCATTTTCTTATATTAAGGACTAGAGTGAGTACAAAATCAACATTTCCCTCTACATTTAGTAACATTTGAAGGTAGCGTAAACTCCTTTTCGAAATTCCACTTTTTGAAATATAATCCACAATTACAAATTCTTTGAATCCCAACCCTAACTTATTCAATATTCCCTTGTCAATCAATTTTGAACATTTCTTGCAAACTGTTAAGGCATTTCAGCAATTTTAATCTTTTCATTTTGTCACAATACTTTCGATTAGTTTCGACTTATATTCCTTtcattttaacttttatttaatGTACATTATCTTCCATGCATTACTTTTGATGAGGTATCATGGTTGATTGATTGTTGTTATTTTAGAATATGTTAGATTTGGGGGAGAGGGAGGTGTGGTTAAGGTTGGATGCTGCATGCGTTTGCTTGTTCGACAACGTAAAAAGTtactattcagagacccattcgAATGTTAATTTTTAGACATAACAAAACCCATAGCATGACTAGATGATATGActtattttgttgttttgatttgacttatttgtgttgttttgattgaacATAAATGTGACTAATTTGTGTCCTTATTTTTTGTTAGGATTTTAATATGAGATATTTATGTTAACAGCTCAATTGTGTTAGAATTTGAATGCATGCGTTTAACTCATGTCACTATTTGCGATTCCATGCTTTAGCCATTCCTACAAAAACTAAAAGGTCATGCATCAAACTCTAAGGATACTCAGTGACTAAATGTTTATTTTACATTTCTTGAGCAACCCTCTTCTTActcttttttctttgattatctTATTACTTATAAATTGAAAGTCACCGATATTGATCCTTTTAGTATTAATGATAATATTTCTAGTAATTGTAATTTTGAGAACTATAAGTTTGATATTATTGCTACTCCTAAAACTGACTCTTAATACTATTCATCTTCCCCTGTTTCCTCGTTATCTGCCTCGTAATTGTAAGTCTACTTATTTGCCTGATTTTGTCTATTCCACttactcttcttctttttcttattttctaaaCTCTATTCACAATTTGTCTGAGCCTTCTTCCTATAAATAAACTATTCTTGATCTTCTTTGGTAGCAGACTATGACATAAGAAAATTTTGCTTTGCACAAGAGACATACTTAGGATTTAATACGTCTTCCTCCTAGAAAACGTGATATTGGGTCTTCTTGGGTATACAAAATCCAAACTAAGTCCATGGGTTAGTTGAGTGCTACAAAACATGTCTTGTTGCTTAGGGTCTCTCTCAACAATATGGTATGAGTTGTGAATAAACCTTTGCAACAATGGCTAAGTTGGCTACTATTCACACTCTTATTTATGATTCATTAGTTCGTTACCGACATATttctcaaatggatgttaaaatacATTTCTAAATGGTGATCTGCACGAGGAAGTTTATATGGTGCCTCTGTCAAATGTTTCTCAAAATCAAGGGAAAGTATATAAGTTGAAGAAGACTCTTTATGGTTTGGCACAAACTCCATAAGCTTggtttgataagtttattaatgtGATTGCATACATTGGTTTCCACTCTAGTAAGCATGATTCAACTTTGTTTTTCATGATCACCTTTCATGGTCGtattttgttgttattatatGTTGATGGTATAATTTATATAGGCGATGATGCGAACtagattgatgatttgaaattacaATTAGCCAAGCAATTTGAGAAGAAGGAGACAACTGAATTAAAAACTGGAAAATCATACACCAACGTAAAAAGAAGAGCATTGTCTCGTTCAGTCTCTAATGGCTATTAGAGATGATTTTTAGAGTCTTTGTGGGAGTATTCCACATCATACTCCTCTTCCtagtgttgtttatgttgttaatGAGTTATTGGTAAAAGAAATAAGACTCAAATATCACTATAATATGATTTCAAATAAAGGAGCTCTCTACACTTTTCCATCTGTTTTTGTTGTTTCTATTCAGAAAGAAAAATCTCCATAGAGAATTGGGGTTGGTATTgatgaatgtgtttttttgcaaGGAAAAAAGTCACTGAAATTCACAATATCTTAAATTGTTAAGagcaaattagaaaaaaattaatagtcCATCATCCAATGTTGTTCTGCGACTCTTATTGCCATTAATTTTGATTATGATCATGTATACCCATCTGAGACCACTTCTCAAATATCTGCTATTGTAGAGCAGCTCCAAA contains:
- the LOC131607961 gene encoding polynucleotide 5'-hydroxyl-kinase NOL9-like, with translation MSSPSSPDIYIPVQWSQAANSIVSSSTPPITLICGASNCGKSTLARYLLNVLLTRCNRAAYLDTDVGQPEFTPPGFVSLTVVHKITPDLTIPCLKTPERSLFFGDVSSKRDPSVYLNYIRSIYDYYLKEYRTYDKEEKCYKIQIPLVVNTSGWVKGVGYNVLVDMLRYICPTHIVKIGISTDNKNLPAGKFWLDGKHDRTMKLLEINSARQDSLNRSVLVQKDSRLMRDLRIMAYLRQCFPSNSDISTIKELAHSLTSHCPYHVPIASIKIRHVHREVPSSEMFYSLNASIVGLAVESEGAENLPWCLGLGIVRAIDTVKGMLYLLTPLPFDSLKKVNLLLQGYIQIPSCLLQVKGCISPYMSTNVLTTS